CTGCGCGGgcgcgggggcgggggcgggggagggggagggggcggcggcggccggGCGGCGCTCGCCCTCGCGCTTGATGTGCGCCGCGGGCAGGGGCGCGCGGGGGGGGTGCGCCGACAGCTGGGAGCGCTGCCATTCCAACACCTGCACGgcgaaaacaaacatttttttaatgcctGGCTCCAAaatgtcgtcgaacagttcgccaaactttcgCAGAATACCGTGAACATTGCGCAGTTAGTATGAATGCTttaatttaccgcaatgaaaaaccagcgaTGTATACGGAATTcaccaaagtttggcgaactgttcggcgacagtgtagAGCCGGCATAAGGTTTACCGTGgacgaagtgcgggtttgctaTTCACTTCTCatcatcgaatcgattcgaagtgagacgcagtgaaccaatcacattgcgccttGTGAcgtaacgacaaccacactgtaatgtgattggttcgctgcgtctcacttcgaatcaattcgatggtgagaagtgaaaccccgcacttcgccctctggtCAATAaacgttaattaattttacatagaaAAAAGATAGTGACAGACTATAACGAATGTAAGCCCGTAACGAAGTCTAAGGGACGCGAACACATGAGTGATCTTATTTTCAATCGATTATACGAAACCTGCCtacacagataaaaaaaagaccATCAAATATTCACAATCGGAGCATTaccatattttcaaaaatagaaacaagttttttgccagtgtgttattttatttaaaaaaaaagaataatcgCTGACGACGAAATAGGGAGTATTattgcacatttatcccgtcagagtacagcactgtatgttagatacacaaaagctttgaaGCCTTTTGGTTTGTCAATTAAAAcgtttagagtactttattaatcctttcattatgtaagcattcgtttgtgaaaatatacaacactgtagcatattcggatgccgaaatattgggagaaatcgttttccataagataaaaaaacgcCTCACgctggtatatatatatatatatcaaatcaacaaatcacacagattgagttagccccaaagtaagtccgagacttgtgttatgggatactaactcaacgatactatattttataacaaatacatatatagataaacatccaagacccgggccaatcggaaaaagatcattttccatcatgacctctcggttcagaggcaagcactttaccactgcgccaccgaggtcgtcaatatatatatataaactaaccTTCTCCTCCCGACTCCTCTTGCTGGCCTCCCTCGCTTTGAGGAGTTCTCTAGTCGGTTGGACCGCACGCGCAGGCGCCGGTCGTTTACGATTCGGTGATTTTGATTTGGGCCTGGAGACAtacacattaaataataaaacaaagtctcttCCCGCTGTccgtccctatgtatgcttacatctttaaaactacgcaacggattttgatgcggcttTTTTGACTAGATAGAATGATTCGAGGGGAAGGTTTATCCTAAATGATATCATagatgcaaaagtaagtttgttacctattcacgctctatctactcatatgtatttaacatgcataatgttgcacccgtgcgaagtcAGGGCGGGGCGctggtaatatttatttataaatgcgaaagtctcttttccactttcacggctaaacggctggaccaattttgattaaatttggtcTACATGTAGTTAAGAAAAAGACAATCAAACAAAGGCtacaattttttcaaaaattaaccctTGGCGGTTGTGGAAAGGGGTGAAAGTATgtatgaaaaacatatttgttccgctttcacaaaGAGAAATTCACGAGAGTAAACCAGCTGTTAAAAACTAATCCGTCTTCCTAGGAACGTagctacatacataataattttcttaccTGGGTGGGGGGGGTTTAGCCCCCTTGGGGGGGACAGGGGGCGCTCCAGGTTTCTTGTTCTTAGCTGAGCACACAGAACATGATTCGTCCGAGCAACTGCTCACTGAGGACCCTGATCCGGACGActgtaaacaaaatgtttatggTTTAGTCAATGCAGGCCCCGTGCACATACAAAATAGGCTGATACGGTACCTATGGTATATCCTCTATGCGAAGTTTTAGGTTTGAATTTGTGTACCGATTATCCATATTAATAGtgactgagtgactgacagacaacggacagccgaaactgctgggcgtagaaagctgaaatttggtgtgtagatacctaggacagtgtaggggagcacaaagaagggatttcctgaaattcccacgggatacGGATTTTTGCTCACATATTAAGTTGtgggcaatagctagtttgttataaagagaaaagatttgtatttctgtttgtaattaataaacacgAAAAAATTGTGGgacgattttgttgaaatttgacacagtaACCTTTTAGAGTGACATAGACtaaattttttatggttttacgcgagcgaagccggggcggacCTCTAGTACGGTATATTTGTAACACTATGGATTCATACGATTCTATGTTTTTAGAATAAactaacaaacatttattatctaaattatttccttaagtcttacttattttattataaaacacaaatcaaattcaaaaaaattcaaaaaattcaaattcaaatcatttattcacaaattagaccttcacaggcactttttctgctgattataatatatatatatatcgatgtgcaacacaattaacttacatgaaaatactcgtatatgagaaacgagatgaccagttcccccccAAGCTTTGATTGCAGTCAGAgatatcttattgcattcaatgtgtgacaaaaaaaaatatgctcgTCGAGTTCAGTAaaccattgaggagttccctcgtcgggagccgaacCCGAGTGCACCATTAGGTCACGCACAACATAATAATGAATGGATGACAATCATCTAAACTGAACgcgtgtgcaaaatttcagctcaatcggttgaagatatttgcttcaaaattgagttgcaagataccacctgaacaaacatacagattaTATActtctactattattataaagaggtaagggtttgtgagtttgtatgttttaggcggggcaatctccgaaactatcgaaccgatttcaaaaattctttcaccattacatagttacattatccaagattgctataggctatattttatctcaaaattcccacgggagcgaagccccgggcgacatatagtatataataaaaatgaagtttaGTAGTTACCTGTCGCGGGGGAGGTGAGGGGGGCCTCGCGCGGCGCGGGGAGGGGCGCGCGGGGCGCCGGCGCGGGGGGGGGCTGCGTCTGCGACACAAACATGTTTATTGAATCTATGGCGCTAATAAATGCACATTTCtaagcgaaaaataaataacagctGCAGACGATTTTGTTGTGTGGCGTCCATTCGTGATACATGTATACCTGATAGGGCTCCGCCTGGGGCTCCGCCGCGGCGAACGGGATTTACGCGGCGAGCGGCGAGCGAGCGGTGTTCGCGAACGTCGGGCGACCGGCGTTCGCGAACGCCGCGGCGGCGGCGATCTGTTGGCAAACAAATCCGTGATTATTGTATACTTTTGTTACACTACCAAGATGATGTCATGGTTGGAATCATTACTGATCATTGTGCACTAAATAAACACCATTTCACAGCCcggacgcaaaaagaggggtgatACAAGTTTAATGTGTCTCGTCTGTGTTGAAGTGagtgtatatcatcctaaattgaataaagaatcttGAATTTGAACATAGTCACTTTCACTCATTTTCGCAACTCCCAAATTCATTCACAGCTCACAGATTTACTAAGAAGTTTCTCATGAAATCGGTTAAACGGCAAACGCTTCCGAGCATGttatttaattgtgtttctAAATGTGTCCACATACCTCGCAAATTGCTacaatttgtcatttttttttgccacaagctggACGTTTAAGAGTTCCctcaacttaatttttagtatgaatgtgATTCATTTTAGATTCCAAAATTGAACTTAGTTGCATTTGAATCattccgtaaaagttgatggtatgCCTGCTGGCCAACCATCAACTTTTCTGTTCGTTCCTATCATAATTATGCATTGAGCGACGtgtgaaattttaacaatattcaaCAAGTGGTAAGTGAgattaaactttgttttttaaacctATTTTTTGTTGACGCTTCAGTCGATTGGTCCGACTACGCCAGTCTCATGGggaaattccattttatttggtattatgTCTGTCTTTGCATCATCACCCCTCATcagaatgaataaatacatcTGGCCTCCCGAGACAAGAGATTCAAGTTAATTACACACAAATCATCgtgacaggtgaaactaaataaaagcttgtaaaaattggTTCCACAAGCTCAATACAGCCACAGacaatagggcatattacgcaaagctcagcgcagatggcgctactggcacaactaaggtacacaaacattgccaatggaggcaaaaagtgccaattttctatattgttgcagatttacgatcaagaataccttctacgcaattgTGCTGTGAGTttaaaaggaaggatttagtggatttcgtcctgaaaataataacactattttaggtcaattatttggtcaattgtggtcataaactgatataaacttgattttgactgaagatcttgcctgtatgaagtccatatttttaataagtcttcatgTGTGAAGCTTCTTTCGACCGTTCACtagctcgaaaattttacagcgtgaggcgtatcccatagttttcgaagtttttatatcttatggaaaacgatttttcccaatatttcggcatccgaatatgctacattgttgtatattttcacaaacgaatgcttacataatgagaggattaataaagtactctaaaataaacgttttaatcgacacaGCAAAAGGCttcaaagcttttgtgtatctaacatacagtgctgtactctggcgggataaatgtgcagtaatactccctatgtCGTCGTCAGcgattagaattttttttggggctagctcaatctgtgtgatttgtcctaatatttatttattatttatctacagttttctattaaaaatctCTTCTCACCGAGTTCGAGAGCGTCTTCCGGCGACAGGCGATCGCTTCGGCGAGCCACCGCCCTCAAGATATAACTGTTTGTAGCCCGTGTGACGCCATCTTGAAGAAGACAatactttattgtaaaaaatataaatgggtGAATCGCAGAGCGTATCGCAATCGCACAGCGcggctgcggccgcgctgtcattatgatccgtcaattttcttgcgcaaggaatcatttccaaaatcaatcattcataaaactgacattaccacagtacagattaactATTATAAAGTCAGACAGTAAAACttattcttgtctttgtcaaaattttaaaaattgtaataacagcactaccgcagcggtcgaaacgctctgagaaacacccaaatgcgaaagtatgtgaAGGATGTCTGttagagaatgcttttagcgtTAAGTCGCAGAGCGTTGCGAcggctgcggccgcgctgtcattacgatccgtcaattttctcgaggaaagaatcatttccaaaatcaatcatttattcaattgacattaccacagcactgattaattattttaaagtcagagaGTGAAACTAATATTTGTCATtgttgaaatttcaaaaattgtaacgactgcgcggccgcagcggtcgaaacgctctgcgaaacacccgctggtttttcattgaggcaattaaaagctctcatacacaatacacaatgttcatgcattcacGGAATTCAGCGAATGATAAGATGTGTAAGCTTTAACGGAGAGAATGAGAAAGCATCAATATTTCTCAGCAAATCACCTGTTTGGATCTCTCTCCTCCACTTCGAGAAGCTTCCTGTCCCAGCTGCCGGGGGACGCCTGCCTGGCCCTCTTCATCACGTTGTCGATCTCCTTGCGACGCCCGGCGGGATTCGAGGGGTCTGCTGACAGAGATTAATGTGAACCTACGCTTTGAATAACTGGAAAGTGCAGCTCTATGGCGGACGAGTGACTCGTCTGCCTCAGCCTCGCGTATCGAAACTCTTTTTGCTTCGTAGCTGTgctctagaataggaccattatTAGGACACCTATTTACAACATGAAAGATAGGACATATCCTCACGTGGAAGTCATACGAGGCGATTACAGGACACAGCCTATTCAGCTGTCAGGCAATAACTGAATTACCAAAGAACATTTAAGCGAAGAAGAGTGAATATTTGGGAAGACACTAGGCAAATACCCATCTCTGATATTGTGTGAATCATCCAGAACAAGATCTCACCATTGATCCGGGAATGCTGCGGATTCCTGTCCATGTGCAGCCGGTTCTTGGAGGCTGTCTCCGCTGCGCGGGAGACCGACCCGTTGCGGCGGGACGACATCCTGGTTATAGATAGTTTCCAATGTAATTCATTATACTGTATATATCACTGGATACGCCCATTTAATAGCTAAAGACATTAATAATTTGCCGACTTAATAGTATCTATCGAAACAGTTGTAACCAATCTGACACACAAATAGGTTCTAATCAACGACCACTTGTTTCCGTTGAAGGAACTTTATGAGGAAACCGGTGCTGgttgataatatataatttagcatgtgaaatggagaaggcaatagtGAAAAACTCTATTAATGTTGCCTACaaagtaatgttttattccacttaATGATCATGACCCACAGCTATGATGAGCCGTAAGGATAACAATAACCAACAGATATGAATGTTTGTCAACAATTGTTGATCACAGAtctgttaatattttactagtatttatgtacagtcaactgcaaaTCAATGTTGTCCTACATGGACCTCTGTGTAGTGGTATAAGCTAACTTGCAATTTTGGgtgttgatgtgctgttgactgtactagattaaacaaataaatccaaTTCTCTTTGTGTTAACAATACTGACTTCCACTTAAACATGTTCAGAAATCAATATTCTTAGTAGATTTTTTGATTATGCTAATAATACATGTACCTactatttacaacataaatttAAGTCAATAAACCAAAAGCTTACTC
This genomic interval from Plodia interpunctella isolate USDA-ARS_2022_Savannah chromosome 30, ilPloInte3.2, whole genome shotgun sequence contains the following:
- the LOC128682490 gene encoding serine/arginine repetitive matrix protein 1 isoform X1, with the protein product MSSRRNGSVSRAAETASKNRLHMDRNPQHSRINADPSNPAGRRKEIDNVMKRARQASPGSWDRKLLEVEERDPNRWRHTGYKQLYLEGGGSPKRSPVAGRRSRTRSPPPRRSRTPVARRSRTPLARRSPRKSRSPRRSPRRSPIRRSPPPRRRPARPSPRRARPPSPPPRQSSGSGSSVSSCSDESCSVCSAKNKKPGAPPVPPKGAKPPPPRPKSKSPNRKRPAPARAVQPTRELLKAREASKRSREEKVLEWQRSQLSAHPPRAPLPAAHIKREGERRPAAAAPSPSPAPAPAPAQRAPRSPPARGVSPAAIAAALADSDDSETTASDEPPQRLTLSERFGKMAQWSADRSARLENMRITRREATLHVRIERDEEAHAAEMAAAEPYVGADPEPLGSYPEELLAVAPSGLPSWDDVRVRYDYYKKRGYLRGLTLGDYVKWEEWWYKYQEWLKRERAYERWADADMGGSTRRERRRRGGRHRRS
- the LOC128682490 gene encoding serine/arginine repetitive matrix protein 1 isoform X2, with the translated sequence MSSRRNGSVSRAAETASKNRLHMDRNPQHSRINDPSNPAGRRKEIDNVMKRARQASPGSWDRKLLEVEERDPNRWRHTGYKQLYLEGGGSPKRSPVAGRRSRTRSPPPRRSRTPVARRSRTPLARRSPRKSRSPRRSPRRSPIRRSPPPRRRPARPSPRRARPPSPPPRQSSGSGSSVSSCSDESCSVCSAKNKKPGAPPVPPKGAKPPPPRPKSKSPNRKRPAPARAVQPTRELLKAREASKRSREEKVLEWQRSQLSAHPPRAPLPAAHIKREGERRPAAAAPSPSPAPAPAPAQRAPRSPPARGVSPAAIAAALADSDDSETTASDEPPQRLTLSERFGKMAQWSADRSARLENMRITRREATLHVRIERDEEAHAAEMAAAEPYVGADPEPLGSYPEELLAVAPSGLPSWDDVRVRYDYYKKRGYLRGLTLGDYVKWEEWWYKYQEWLKRERAYERWADADMGGSTRRERRRRGGRHRRS